The nucleotide sequence cataaaattgatatatttgtttttttcattCTCCATTGTGAATCATATCTAAGCCAAAATTCGATTCTACTCCTTCGCGTAGAATTCCTAGAATATTCAACCAACGATTTGTTCCATTGTAAATCATTATTCAACCAACGATTTATTCTCCTCATCAaaaattctctttcttctattttttcttttgttctttaaaaataatatgatataaggagtattgtcaatttctttattaaatacttattgtatataataataaaagatatGTCAATGGATATTAGAGAAAAATATTGAACAATAAGCTTGTGTTGGTAACAACAtaaataatgattaaaatataGATCGTAATATTtcataagaataatatagtaaaaattatcttgtatatacTTATTAAACTGTTTCGTGTATGAATTAtgtataaaatcagtatgaaataagtataatgattGCAAAAGTTGGTATAAAATCGACTTTCACCAAATATTAtaagttattatttattttagtgtatgaaataaatatacatgtatgaAACCTGTATAATATCAACATTATATTCAAGGTTTATAAAatgggaaaagggtcaaatttacccctctactttgaaaaaatAGCTAAATATACCCTTCCTCATTGTTTGGTCAAATTTGCCCTCactgtcatactttggggtcaaatttacccccCTACTTTGAAATATTGGCTAAATATGCCCTtcatcatactttggggtcaaatttacccttcatgtcatactttggggtcaaatttacccctattgttaagaaacttttcatgTGTACCCTTTATTGATAGTAAAGCTCAAATCAATGTTAAAtacctcattttttaaaaaataaaatacaacctTAATCTAACCTGTCTGATCCGACTTGAGCCACAAAAAAGACACAAATAATTATACGCTCTTCAATTCTGTTGGACAATTTTTTTCCAACGAGATTAAGTCACTGGATATTAATCAGTGCATAATTCATGTAAAATGATCTACATAAGTTCAAACACAAAGAAATATATCCCTCATTCAGTTCATGGATTTACATCAGTGCAAAACTCATAAAAAATGACATTTGATGGTCAAACGCAATAGACTAGGCTATTGGATATTTATCTGGATGATTGAATTAAAAGATCTCCATGTGTGCCAAGTGTGACATTTCTTCATTCATCTATCTTTATATGAAATTTAGATCTATACAATTTTTTTCAACACGTCATTTGCTCGAAAAATTTATTCACTAATTCGAGAATCTAGATGCACATAGAATtgcataccaaattttaaaatttgaacataatcGAATAAAAACAGAGTTTGTAATAGACATTTTCTCTAGTTCCATGCTTCTACGTTATCTCATTTTGTTTTACGCTTTGTTCATTTGTAAACAACCTACCAATGTTGTACGTTGAAAAAGAAGTATTTTTATTCATtgagaaaattcaatcaaaaaaattgagagagagatatttgtttgtgtattttttaAGGATCGGATCAGGCGAATTAGATTACGGTgtgatttatttttagaaattaggTAATTTAACGTTGATTTGGGTTTTTCTGTAAAATAAAGGGTAcaagtgaaaagtttcttaataatGAGGATAAatatgaccccaaagtatgacatcgggagtaaatttgaccccaaagtatgacgaagggcataattagccaatttttcaaagtataggggtaaatttgaccccaaagtatgacaacgggcaaatttgaccccaaagtatgatgaagggtatatttagctattttttcaaagtagaggggtaaatttgacccttttcccttatAAAATTgtttcttacatgttatatttatattgaatGACTATAATGTGATTGTGATATTCAATTAAGAAAATatacttaagattataaattgaatgGAATCAGTTTATAAAGTGTTTTCTTACATGTCACATTTgtatgaaatagatatataaattaatatttatggaTTGCGATATTAAATTTAGGTGATATCAATTTATATACCCATTCCATACATTATGTGCTTCTCTCTTTGAATCAAGATTCTATCTCATCTACTTTTGCATTAAATTAAGATTTAATGAACACTATCATCTTTTATACTGAAAAAAATAATCAccatttgtaaaaaaaaaaattgcagtaAATCTGGTtgacacaaacttaattgatatTCAATTCATTCAACGATGTGAAATACAAAACACCTGTTAAATTAGTATAACACCGAATAAAAAACTgcttaaatacaaaaactaaacttTTTTCATACCAACAATCATAGAAAGACAACAATAATGAGcaccaaaaaatattaaaatacaatattcatgtctATGTATGCAACTCTTACTGCGCTTCAATCACAATCAAATTGAGGAGATGGGGTTAAAGTCTTATTAATCAAGTAGTTCTCCCTTGGAGACATATTGATCATATGGAGATATATTGATCGTGCTTGTTCATTAAAGCGTTTGTGACTGGAACAACTAAATGGTGTATAAAAAGAAGGTGGTGTATAAAGATGAAAACTCTTAATGGaagcattaaaataggagaaaagaaaaatggttagaGGGATTTGGGATGGGTTGATATCAATAATTAAGGataactatatttaaggaaggaTTCTTGCACATTAGttgtattaaatctttatttttcttttcagtaatttttttgtatttaaaaaaaaatatttttattttttatttttttataagatttgcTACAACTTGAAAAAGTGAAAGttatgctataagttgtaatttccTATCTAATAATTGTTATATACATTTTTTCTCACCCAATATTAAGATACTGTCACATATGactgtcacgatccaaactaCTGGACTGTGTGGGCACCTATGCTATTCTAAATAGTTAGGAGAATCCTTactacccaactaaaaatattaagaagacttctgtttttaagaaaatactgaattaaatataataacataaattaaatattaataagtaaactttttcaaaaacttcttacaattGTTCTTCACTATCCCAGGACTTGACCAGACATGTACACGAGCTATCTACTACAGCATAAactgacaataaaataataatataaagactCTAACATCTGTCAGGATGAAAGTGCAGgagttagtgctgaatatcgtcATACATTatctagtaactgcaactaacctgcattcagtctacactccaagaaggaatatagaagagtagggtcagtacaaccccacgtactggtaggcatcatcggtcgaccgTTTAATCCATATAATCagaaaatagaattaaggaaaatgaaTCATGACATCCTGAAtcgaatataattcaactaaggttgtaataatattattactttacctatataagttacaacATCCCACTACttttccaactccatcaatattatgtTCGCTATAACAACGCTAACCTCgttaattcacaccatcaaccaaatatataattataactaaataacgttttaatattatttgaagaataattaattaaagccgagggtaaaatatgaaaaaatatttttttttatatgtcaaAAAATAACAAGTACTCCTCTATCCAACAATACTTTTCCACTATACTATAATATTCAACAATACTTgttcagtttgaaaaatcaatagataatttatcattttctacTCATTTTATCTTTGCCATTAAATACTATCCATCACTCAATTCATTTTTCAATGCATTaaacttattatatttaaagggcgatatagtaaaattattcctattatttattatttcttaacatgtgtgtcaagtcaataatgGATAAGTATTGTTGAATGAagagagtaaaaataaaaaataattttaaaaataaatgacaagtaaaaatgaatggaTGAAATATCTTATTTATCCACTTTCAATGCTTCCATCGTTTTATCTTGCTATTTATCGTTTTTGTTGcattaaatatgaaaataaaggacATAAAATTTAGACTTTAAAAGCAAcatatatattttctctatttttaagtacttgtcatttttgttttgtatattttttaagtaaACTTTAACTAGAGAATAATTTGGCTAAATTAtccttatttatatattattcattttaATTTAACACAGTGCTTGTTCCTTTTGCACCATATTAATATCTTTCCATATTTATGATGAAAGGCAAAGATGAAAACGAACTAATgatatcttaattttttaaaatgacaaGTACTCCTCTGTTCCTTTTTAGTTGACGTGATAAAACTTTGCACAAccattaagaaaaattaattaatagtgTAATTTGATCATATAATCCTTATTAATCTTTGTCTATTTATGTGTCTATTAATTATAGAATAATTAATTCTAAGGGCAAACTTAATTAAAATtagttcttttttaatttataaaattaatcaatatttggAAACAACTGTTTTCAGTATACATGACAACTAAAAAGACAGAAAGAGCGTATTGTGAATCATCTAATTTTAGTAAGGAAGATAGTATCTAGGAACGGAAGGAGTATAAACAATATGAAGGTCATTAGCAAAAGACGATACTTGAAAAATTgtgttgtttagttgataaaagaggtaataattctttttttatttgtattatcttctgtgttatattttaaaagttttgtacttaataatataatgaacacgtaacaattttttttcatatgtttATTATTACTAACGCTACATACACGTGCAATGAACGCATACTAAATTAGTTACTTTAAATTGAGATAATCTGCAGTGATGGGGCTTGAACATATTGGATGCATCAATAGCCTCAATGGAATTCACTTGCTCTTTCAGCATATGGCTGTAAACAATCCAATCACCATTTCCTTTTGGAATGGACATTGGCATCACATATCCTGATTTTCCCTCCCCATGGAAAATGGTATGAACCAAACACTGGCTCTCCCATCCAAACTGGAAACTGCTGCCCGGAAGACACCACCGGCACCACTGCGGGCGTGTCTTTGTCTGTGGTGTAACTTCTTGCTAGAGCTGACTCCGGACTATAATTCTCAACCCCATCTATTAACCtgagaaaattttcttttgtttttgttagaATGTATAGGACACTATCTTTGAAGTTTGGGACAAAGTCCCAAAAATCATCTACAAAAGTATCATTCGTTTTTACTTCAACGATAAATTATTTAAGTTATGTTCGTTGTTTTTGCTCGTAGTTTATATTAGAAGAACTTGTTGGATTCTATAGAATTATGTCATACACACCTCTAGCTTTcaatgtattttattattttcctaATTATACAACAAAATTTTTATCATGGATCACcaatataattgaattaggtgTCAATAAATTCAAGAAGACGAATTAAAGGTTGGTGATCAAATATAAATCCTCAAGGAATTATTgtttttatatatgaattttcTTTTCTCTGATTAAAATTTTAAGGTCTTTCTTGAAATTTCACTTGAAGCCACAAATATCATTCAGCCGCCCTTCATAATACTCCTTCCCTCTTGCAATTAATTTCTATCCCTATTGTTATCATCCAACGCTACTCTTCTAGCCATTGGATAAAATGAAACTAATATATTACTTAGAGCTGCTATCATtattttacaataaaaaaaaattactcctaCAGTATTCTAACTTCCgtgaaatataaaattaattaaatatgaaGAAGTGATTATTGTGTATACTCAAACGTATTATTTTTTCGCTTACAAAACATAACTATAGTAGTCTTGCCATTATAGTAATGATCACTTTTTATTTCTCTAAACATAAAAGTACACTAAACACCAACTATTTGGGGAGATTTTTGTTTCCAGCAACTATGCATATTTATCTTCTAACGTAACTAACACTCCTCTCATCACGATACTATTGATCCTTCTGATGAGAGGAGTCTTAGTTACGTTAGAAGATAAACATGCATAGTTGCTGGAAAAAAAAATCTCCCCAAATAGTTGTGTTTAGTGTACTTTTATTTCGAGAAATAAAAAGTGATCATCACTATAATGACAAGACTACTATAGTTATATTtgataaacaaaaaaatatgtttgaGTATACACAATAATCACTTTAATTatacttaattaattttatatttttcacgAAAGGTAGAATATTATTTCAAACTCTTGATTCATGTGGCAGCATGTGGAGTTTGTCATATGTAATGTAACAGAAAAAGGCTTATAATCTTTTTGGCTTGGTGGGTGACACTTGTTGAAACATTAATAGTTTGCATCAAGTAAAGGAGTATTTATCTTTATAGATTAATTAGTTGACTTTATTGTAATGATTAGTTAGTTAGTTGGAATCATAATGGTGCTTGTAGTCAAGTAGTGTAGTCTCAGGTAGTTAGCAGAATGATCTACAGCTGTCCAAAGCTGTCATCTTCCTCCACACTTGTATATATACTGATCTACATCCACATAATGACAATTAATTTTGGAATTTCACAAATATTTCCTCTCTCTTCTTCTCCCAGCTCATACATAAAGATTGTTTCTCTCTGCAACAATGGAGATTTTATCCATCTCATGTGTTTTTACTTCAATTTcgacatggtatcaaagcccgTGTGATTATTTCTCATCAATTTTGTTGTCTTCGTTGTTGCGTGAATGTTTCCTGATTCAGTTACGATCTTCATTTCGCTTTTCTTACCTCAATTTTGCTGATTGTGGATGTTTTAGCCTTTGATTTTGCTGGATCTAGCTAAGAATTGGTTAATTCTACAATCGAATTTTGGTTCGCATTGTTGTTTTCGCTGGTCAGTTGTTCGCAATTCTTCAATCGAATTGGTTAATTCTTCAATCGAATTTTTGGTTCGCATTGTTGTTTTCGCTGGACAACTGTTCGATTGTTTTCCTCTCAAAGCTCTTATAATTACTGTTACTGTTTTTATTGTCTTCCTTGATCTATGGCTACTGTACAAGTAAATCAACCACATAACACACCCGATGTTATTGACGTCACTAGCCCTCTATATATGCATCCTTCTGAAAATGATGGATCCACACTTCTTCCAGTCGTGTTCGATGGAAATGGATACCGATCATGGAAGCGTAGTGTTCTTCGAGCACTCTCTATGAAGAATAAGACGGGATTTATCAATGAAAAATGCAAAAGGCCTACTGAGGATTCTCCTATCCTAACACACTGGGAGAGGTGTGATGATATGGTCACTTCATGGCTTCTAAACTCCCTCTCAAAGGATTTAGCTGATAGCCTTCAATGCGTTAATAATGCCCAAGAACTCTGGCAAGAGCTGGAAGATAGGTATGATCAAACGAATGGTGCAAAACTTTATCAATTGCAAAAAGGAGATAAATGATCTCTTTCAAGGTACTATTGACATGATCAGATATTATACCAAAATGAAGCGAATCTGGGTAGAACTTGGGACAATTGATGCAAGCACTAGCTGCTCATGTGAGTGCACTTGTGGTGCGAAGGCAAGTTTACACAAAGCTGAACAGGCCAGGAGGTTGATTCAATTTCTTATGGGTTTAAATGAAGTCTACACGATTGTAAGAGGTAGCATTCTTATGATGAATCTGTTGCCTAGTATTGCTCAGGGATTCTCTATTTTGATCCAAGAAGAGAAACAAAGAGAAGTTCGACCCCAAAATCAACTCCTCTTAGAGTCTACATCTCTCAACACTCAAGCTAATGTGAATGGAGCATTCAGAATAAATTATTAGTCACACAGGTCTAGTGCAAGTCAGTATAATCAGTAATTCTGTTGGTAACAACTATGGAAACCATTATGGAGCTAGTGGATCTATTATGAATAGAGGAGGCTACGGTAATAGAGTAAATTTGTTTTATGAGTATTGTAAGAAACCTGGGCAGCTTAAAGAGAAGTGCTATAAATTGCATGGTTTTCCCCCAGACTTTAAGTTTTCGAAAGGAAAGAACACAACATCTGCAGCTAATACTCATATCACCAATGGTGATTCTTCAGATGGTAAACTTACCTCAACTCATGGGCATGGTGATGACATTCCATCATCTCACAATCTCACTCAAGACCAGTACAATCAACTTATGCAGCTGCTGAGGAATTTTTCTGTTGTTGACACTGCAGGTCATGATCTTAATTGCTTTGTTAGTGAAGCAGTAAATCTAGCAGGTATACTTGCTTGCCATTCTTCTATGACTGAGATTGGTAATCTTTCTTGTGCTTGTAAAACATTATCTGCTGACTCATGGATACTAGACTCTGGTGCTTCCCATCACATGACCTATAAGAAAGACTTACTGACTAACATTGTGATTTTACCTTACCCTTTCCTTGTGAGCTTACCTAATAGTTACAAAGTAAAAGTAACAGAAGTTGGTGATGTGCATCTTGGTTCTGCATTAACATTATGTAGGGTATTATTTGTACCAAGTTTCAAGTTCAATCTCATTTATGTACACTGCTTGACCTCTTCTCTTCAAAGCATTATTAGTTTCAGCAATTCTTCCTGTGTCATGTAGGCCCCTTCACTGAAGAGGCCTCTGGTGATTGGTAAAGCTAGTGATGGACTATAATACTTTTGCTCCAGTTGTCACAAAACCAACTCTTCAAGCCCTTCATCTGTATATCCATCCTTACAATTTTTAGTCAATTCTATGTGTGATAATTCTCCTGTGAGTGATAAACAGATTCCATCACCTCTTTCATCTAATCTTGTAAATAAGTCATGTCATTTTAATAAAGGAATTTGTTCTGCTTTTACTCCTTGTCTGT is from Capsicum annuum cultivar UCD-10X-F1 chromosome 5, UCD10Xv1.1, whole genome shotgun sequence and encodes:
- the LOC124898408 gene encoding uncharacterized protein LOC124898408, whose product is MATVQVNQPHNTPDVIDVTSPLYMHPSENDGSTLLPVVFDGNGYRSWKRSVLRALSMKNKTGFINEKCKRPTEDSPILTHWERCDDMVTSWLLNSLSKDLADSLQCVNNAQELWQELEDRYYTKMKRIWVELGTIDASTSCSCECTCGAKASLHKAEQARRLIQFLMGLNEVYTIVRGLVQVSIISNSVGNNYGNHYGASGSIMNRGGYGNRVNLFYEYCKKPGQLKEKCYKLHGFPPDFKFSKGKNTTSAANTHITNGDSSDGKLTSTHGHGDDIPSSHNLTQDQYNQLMQLLRNFSVVDTAGHDLNCFVSEAVNLAGILACHSSMTEIGNLSCACKTLSADSWILDSGASHHMTYKKDLLTNIVILPYPFLVSLPNSYKVKVTEVGDVHLGSALTLCRAPSLKRPLVIGKASDGL